From Paenibacillus sp. PvR098:
ATAACAGAGGTTCGGAGTATCCCCTGTTACTCGGGACACTGACCGTGATCGCAGGAATGCTTCTGTTCATGACGGTTCAAGATAACTCTGGACTGATCTGGTTCTTTGTCGCGCTGTCTTTTCTCGGAATAAGCACAGGAATCAATAATTTGGGCTTGCAAACCGCTTTATATTCCTTCGTCTCCACGGAAGAAACCGGCGCTGCTTCGGGTCTCTTAATGACTTCACGTTATATTGGAACCATACTTTCATCCAGCTTGCTGGGTAATGTCTTTGGTACGGAAATCGCTACAAACGAGCTTCACTCTATGGCGCTGGTCTGCGCACTCATTGGTGGGCTGATGCTGATTTTGACGATCCGGCTGCATCGAATGAACATGCAGAATCCTTCTGGCTCACAATAGAAGACGATAATGTAGGTGTATGGAACTTATAGATTTCCTTAATACGTTGGTATCGAAATAATCAATTTGAATGTGTGGTACTTATGAAATATCATTAGTGACATACTTGAAAATACAAATTCTCACATGACCTGGGTTAGAAAGAGAGCATGCCGTCCACCTGAATGTGAAGCGCTTACAATAACGGGTGAACGTTGCTAAGCTTATGTTTCAAAAATTCCGATTCAAAAGTCTGTAAAAATGAGGCTGTCGTATTCCCTTCGGGGTAACCGCTTCCATTTAATTAATGATGACAAAGGGGTGCTGGGATGAAAGGATTGGAAAGTATCGATCAAGCGGTTGTACAGGAGCTGAAAGAAAAAATTGCTTTGGGCTGTAAAATTTTGGCCAAGCTGGAGCTGTCGGATTATTTGGGACACGTTAGCGCCCGCATACCCGAAACGGATCTTGTGCTGATTAAGGCAAGAGGATTGGATATGGGGAATCTGTTGGATATGACAGCTGACAAAGTCGTCATAGTGGATTTAGAAGGAAGAAAAGTCGAGGGTGAAGGGTTGAATCCTCCTGATGAAGTCGTCCTTCATACGGAGATTTTCAAAGCTCGTCCAGATGTGATGTCGGTAGTCCATACCCATCAGCCGATCTCCACCGTGCTATGTGATTTAGGGATGCGCATTTTGCCGATGCAGGGCGTCATGGCTGCTATAGCAGCGAGAGAAATCCCGGTCTTTGAATCATCGCTTAAAATTGTGACACATGAGCAGGGCGCTGGTGTAGCGCAGGCTCTCGGGGACCACGTTGCCGTCCATCTGCGAAACCATGGAGTCTGTACAGTAGGGGACAGTATTGAGCAAGCGGTAGTTTTTGCGATATGGATGGAGTATCAGGCTAAATTAACCTGGCAAGCATCGATGGCAGGAACTCCTCGCGGCATGAGTCAAGAGGAAGCGGAGCTTCAGATTAAAGACGCTTTAGGACCGATGGCAAGCCGATGGAGATATTATTGCAGTTTGCTGGACACCAAGTAAGCTTGATGTGTGACATGACGTCAATCAAGCTCTTGCCCCATCAGGCTCTGAGAGGAGCATAATGGCTATTATCAATTATGGGGGGTATTGGACATGCGGGTATGGGATGATTTTTTGACTGCAAGAGATAAACAGGTTTTTGGGAGTTCCGGTTACGGGGTAAAGGCAGCGCTTGGAAAAAGACCTGCTGTATTAGTGGTGGATGTTAATTATGCGTTTTGCGGACATCAAGACGAACCGATTATGGAATCGGTGAAGACATGGCGCACCAGCTGTGGAGAAGAAGGATGGAAAGCCATTCCTCATATCCAAACATTACTTCGTGATGCGCGTGAAAAACACATTCCTGTATTTTATACCACTGGCAAAGACAGGAGGCCCGATGGATTTGATGCTGGTGGATGGAGACGAAAAAACAGCCGTTCGGACGAGGGTGGAGGTATTCCTGGGATTAGAGGCAATGATATCGTCAAGGAGATTGCGCCTCTAGCAAGTGAAATCGTTATCGAGAAGCTGAAGCCAAGCGCATTTTTTGCAACCCCGCTGATCGGATTTTTAACGGATTTGCAGGTCGATTCCTTGCTGATATGCGGAACCACGACAAGCGGTTGTGTAAGGGCAAGTGTGATTGATGCTTTCTCATATAATTATAAAATAGCCATTGTTGAGGAATGTACCTTTGATCGAGGTCAGGCATCGCACGCAATGAACTTGTTCGATATGAATGCGAAGTACGCTGATGTTATCGGCATTCAGGAAGCCGTCGATTACATGAGAACGGTAGAAAAAGGGTTATACGATCACCGCATCCAGTTTTGAATTGTTCCCCTACGAATAGGATTGGATATATCTTTTTCGCTTAATTGATTGCGCTTACAATTATATTTAAATGGAGGGCCCTATGACAAAAATCCAAAGTAAACCTAAAGTTGTTTTTTTCATGAGCCTTATTCTTAGCGCAATATTCACTTTGGCAGGCTGCAGCAATGGAGCAAATACAACGATAGATTCGCAAGGTTCAGGCTCAGCAAACCAAACGACGCCTGAATCACAAAGTGCAGATCCAATAAAGAAAATGCCCGATCAAATGACGAAGATCAAGGTGGGCATCCCGACGACCAATATCAATTTTTTGCCTTGGCATATAGCCGATCAGAAGGGGATATTCGACAAATATAATCTTGATGTGGAATTTACAAGAGTAGAGGGCGGCGTTGTTGGGTTAAGAGGGCTTCAAACAGGCGACTTTGCTTTTCTCGGAGGACTGCCAGAACCGGCCATTACCGGAGTTTCGGAAGGAGCGAATGTAAAGGTCATCGGCGCTTTAACAAATCAATCGATGTATACGATCTTCGTCACCCCGGATATCCAAAATATTGAGGATTTAAAGGGGAAGGCAGGAGCGGTTTTACAGCCTGGCAACGGAACAGATGTCATATTGCGCTGGTGGTTGAAACAGAAAGGACTTGAGCCTAACAAAGACGTACGCATCATTTCCGCGGGCGGTGTATCGGCTCGGGTACAGGCTCTGCTAACAGGGCAGGCGCAGGTGACCTTGCTCAGCCCTCCCACTGATTTGCAAGCAGAGGCAGCCGGGTTGAAGAAAATTGGTTTAATGCGTGACGAGCTGAAAAGCTATAACCATGACGCTATTTCCGCCAACGGAACTCTATTGAAAGATAATCCGGAAATAGCCCGGGCATTTATGGCAGCAACCGCAGAAGGCATAGCTTTTGTTAAAGACCCGGCCAATCGTTCCGAAACGGTTCAGATCGGCAGTAAGGTTTTAGACACAAAGGAACAGGATTTTGTCAAATCACTGGAGTTTGCTCTACCTTCCTATGGGGATAAAGGAAAGGTGAATTTGGATGGTATCAAATGGGCCATCGATACAGCTAAAGAGGCGGGAACGTTGACCAAGGACATAAAGGTCGAGGATGTGGTAGATGAACAATATTACATTGAATAAGTCCTTGTAGTGCTACGTAGATCATGTCAGGGGGGATCCAATTGAGAAGAAGAAAAGGCTTTTCCGTTATGTTAATCGCATTAATAGCTCTTGTGTCTGTATTAACCGCCTGTGGAACGAACACGACACCAGACAGCAGCCAGAATGCAAGTGAGCAAAATCAAAAAACCATGCCGGATCAAGTCGTAGAAGTAAATATAGCCACGGTATCCAATACGATCGATTTTTTACCATGGCATGTAGCAGCCCAAAAAGGTTTTTTTGAAAAGCATAACTTAAAGGTGAATATTAAATCGGTGGACGGCGGGGTTGTTGCCTTGCGGGGCCTGCAATCAGGGGACTTTCAATTTATTGCAAGCCTCCCGGAATCGATCATAACTGCTGTATCTGAAGGGGCGAATGTAAAGGTTGTTGGGACATTAAGCAATAAAACCTTATTTTCTATGTTTGTTGCTCCCGAAATTAACAAGCCTGAGGATTTAAAAGGGAAGGCCGTGGCTGTGTTACAACCGGGCAACGGCGTGGACATTATTACGCGTTGGTGGCTGAAACAGCATGGTCTTGAGCCCGATAAAGATGTCCGGATAGTTTCCGCCGGAGCAACACCCGCCAGATTAACCGCTTTAAGAAACGGTCAGGTGCAGGGAACGCTGCTTCAACCGCCCAACGACGTTAACGGCGAGAAGGCTGGAATGAAACGGTTAGCGGTGATGAGCGAGGAGCTGTTGAATTATAATCAGGATGTCATAGCTGCAAATGGAACCGTTATTAAAGATCAGCCGGAGGTTGTTCGCGCTTTCATGGCGGCCACCGCTGAAGGAATCAGCTTCATTAAAGATCCTGCGAATCGCGAAGAAGCCATCAAAATCGGCGTAGAATCGCTTGGCACGGATGAGGAAGTTACGACGAAGTCGTTTGATTTTGCTTTGGACGCCATCCCGGAGAAGGGGAAATTAAATATAGAAGGCATGCAGTGGGCCATTGATGCGGTCAAGGAGATTGGTGGAATCAAAAACGATCTGCCGGTGGAACAAGTTGTTGATGACAAGTACTACGCTGAATAAATCAGGCTAGGGGGGGGGACCGCCCCGCCCCTAGCTTTTCAAAGAAACGATAATTTTGGACAAAGGAGTAATATGATGACAGCAGCCGCGCCGTTAATGAACTTTGAAAATCTGAATGTCATATATAACCAGGGTGAACCCAATCAGGTTCACGCGCTTCAGGATGCTTCGGGAGAAATTTACGAAGGTGAATTTATTTCTATTATCGGACCCAGCGGGTGCGGTAAAAGCACGCTGCTTCACACATTGGATGGGTTAATTCGTCCGGTGACTGGTTCCATTCATATTAACGGACACCGTGTTGAGGGTCCGGGCGGAGAAAAGGCTATGGTTTTTCAAGATTTTGCATTGATGCCATGGCATACCGTTTTTCAAAATGTGGCTTTTGGGTTAAGGCTGCAAGGCAAATCGGAAAAGGATATACGCGATCATGTGATGCATTATATCCGGATGGTTGGGCTTGAAGGGTTTGAAGGTAAATATCCTCATCAACTGTCAGGGGGTATGAAGCAGAGAGTGGGAATTGCACGCGCTTTTGCGGTGAATCCCAAAATATTATTAATGGATGAGCCGTTCTCCGCTATTGATGAGCAAACACGCGAGATCATGCAGGAAGAAGTATTAAAAATCATGTTCAATGAGAAAAAGACCGTTATTTTCATAACACACTCCATTGATGAAGCCGTATTTTTGTCCAGTCGGATCTTTCTCATGACCGTTCGTCCCGGCAGAATCATTGAAGATTTAAAAATTGACATCCCTTATCCTAGGACGTTAGAAACCAAATTACTTCCCAAATACCAAGAATACAAATCTCAAATCTGGAATCACCTCAAAGGGGAAGTCACTAGACAGTATCAGAAGGGGGAAGTATAGATGGCAAAATTGGAAACACTTAGCTCGGCTGTATCCACTCCGATTGCCCAGAAAAAATCGAAAATAACCCCTGCCTGGACTTATCCGTTTGTCACCATAGCCAGTATTTTAATCGTATGGGAAATCTGTGGACTGGTGGGTATGATCGACCCTTTTATGTTCAGCTGGCCCAGTAAAATTATGGTTCAAACCTGGGGTTTTATTATTAACGGCAGCGTATTCGGGCATTTGGCCATAAGCGGTTTGGAAGCGGGGATTGGACTGGCCATGGCGATGATCGGGATCCCTTTGGGGTTAGCCTTAGGATACTGGAGAAAGCTTGAGTATTCCTTCGATCCCATCATTACTGCGCTCTATACGACACCTGTAGTGGCATTAACGCCGCTGTTTGTTTTATGGTTCGGTTTGGATATTTTATCAAAAATTATGATGGTTTTTACTATGGCAGTTTTTCCTATATTAATTAATACGATGGCGGGGGTAAAAACAACCGACCCGTCTCTGATGAAAGCTGCCCGCTCCTATGGAGCCAATGAATTTCAAATGTTTAAGGAAGTTATCTTCCCATCCACGTTTTCTTATATCATTACAGGAATTCGTTTGGCCATTGGGCGTGCGCTTATTGCGGTTGTCGTAGCTGAGATGCTGGCAGCAAATAAAGGAATAGGGTATGCCATCCGGCATGCGTCCGAACTATTCCGTACCGCAGAATATTTGGGTTATGTCGGCGTTTTGATGGTCTTCTCCGTACTGCTGACGCAATTGCTGAAGGTGTTTGAACGTAAGATTGCCCCTTGGCGGAACTGATTGGATATCTTTTGAAAGGAATTCACTCCATCGCGGTTTCCGACCCAAAACACGATAAAAGCTCCGGAAGAGACATCCTTTCCGGAGCTTTTATCGTGTTTTTTCTACCTTTTATCGTCCATACGAAGCAGCAGAAGTCCGCTCACGAACATCCATAGCGAGCCGATATAGAAGATCAGATCGAGCGTGAAGAAATCGATCAAAAAGCCCCCCGCTATGACCGCCAGCCCCGAGAACAAGCCTACCCAGCCGTGATAGGAGCCGATTTGCCGCCCCCGGCCCGGGCCTTCCGTGACA
This genomic window contains:
- a CDS encoding ABC transporter substrate-binding protein gives rise to the protein MTKIQSKPKVVFFMSLILSAIFTLAGCSNGANTTIDSQGSGSANQTTPESQSADPIKKMPDQMTKIKVGIPTTNINFLPWHIADQKGIFDKYNLDVEFTRVEGGVVGLRGLQTGDFAFLGGLPEPAITGVSEGANVKVIGALTNQSMYTIFVTPDIQNIEDLKGKAGAVLQPGNGTDVILRWWLKQKGLEPNKDVRIISAGGVSARVQALLTGQAQVTLLSPPTDLQAEAAGLKKIGLMRDELKSYNHDAISANGTLLKDNPEIARAFMAATAEGIAFVKDPANRSETVQIGSKVLDTKEQDFVKSLEFALPSYGDKGKVNLDGIKWAIDTAKEAGTLTKDIKVEDVVDEQYYIE
- a CDS encoding class II aldolase/adducin family protein, yielding MKGLESIDQAVVQELKEKIALGCKILAKLELSDYLGHVSARIPETDLVLIKARGLDMGNLLDMTADKVVIVDLEGRKVEGEGLNPPDEVVLHTEIFKARPDVMSVVHTHQPISTVLCDLGMRILPMQGVMAAIAAREIPVFESSLKIVTHEQGAGVAQALGDHVAVHLRNHGVCTVGDSIEQAVVFAIWMEYQAKLTWQASMAGTPRGMSQEEAELQIKDALGPMASRWRYYCSLLDTK
- a CDS encoding isochorismatase family protein, whose product is MRVWDDFLTARDKQVFGSSGYGVKAALGKRPAVLVVDVNYAFCGHQDEPIMESVKTWRTSCGEEGWKAIPHIQTLLRDAREKHIPVFYTTGKDRRPDGFDAGGWRRKNSRSDEGGGIPGIRGNDIVKEIAPLASEIVIEKLKPSAFFATPLIGFLTDLQVDSLLICGTTTSGCVRASVIDAFSYNYKIAIVEECTFDRGQASHAMNLFDMNAKYADVIGIQEAVDYMRTVEKGLYDHRIQF
- a CDS encoding ABC transporter ATP-binding protein, with protein sequence MTAAAPLMNFENLNVIYNQGEPNQVHALQDASGEIYEGEFISIIGPSGCGKSTLLHTLDGLIRPVTGSIHINGHRVEGPGGEKAMVFQDFALMPWHTVFQNVAFGLRLQGKSEKDIRDHVMHYIRMVGLEGFEGKYPHQLSGGMKQRVGIARAFAVNPKILLMDEPFSAIDEQTREIMQEEVLKIMFNEKKTVIFITHSIDEAVFLSSRIFLMTVRPGRIIEDLKIDIPYPRTLETKLLPKYQEYKSQIWNHLKGEVTRQYQKGEV
- a CDS encoding ABC transporter permease; translation: MAKLETLSSAVSTPIAQKKSKITPAWTYPFVTIASILIVWEICGLVGMIDPFMFSWPSKIMVQTWGFIINGSVFGHLAISGLEAGIGLAMAMIGIPLGLALGYWRKLEYSFDPIITALYTTPVVALTPLFVLWFGLDILSKIMMVFTMAVFPILINTMAGVKTTDPSLMKAARSYGANEFQMFKEVIFPSTFSYIITGIRLAIGRALIAVVVAEMLAANKGIGYAIRHASELFRTAEYLGYVGVLMVFSVLLTQLLKVFERKIAPWRN
- a CDS encoding ABC transporter substrate-binding protein, whose protein sequence is MRRRKGFSVMLIALIALVSVLTACGTNTTPDSSQNASEQNQKTMPDQVVEVNIATVSNTIDFLPWHVAAQKGFFEKHNLKVNIKSVDGGVVALRGLQSGDFQFIASLPESIITAVSEGANVKVVGTLSNKTLFSMFVAPEINKPEDLKGKAVAVLQPGNGVDIITRWWLKQHGLEPDKDVRIVSAGATPARLTALRNGQVQGTLLQPPNDVNGEKAGMKRLAVMSEELLNYNQDVIAANGTVIKDQPEVVRAFMAATAEGISFIKDPANREEAIKIGVESLGTDEEVTTKSFDFALDAIPEKGKLNIEGMQWAIDAVKEIGGIKNDLPVEQVVDDKYYAE